In Babesia bovis T2Bo chromosome 3, whole genome shotgun sequence, the genomic window gttagCAAAAGTTTCGTAGagattttattaaaattttctTAGCATTTTCAGTAAATGTTTGGTAATGGTTTCGGTtaaggtttggcattacttTTGGTGAAATGTTAGTAGAAAAGTTGCAGGTCTTCGGGTTAGTGCAGAAGGGGATCTATAGGGGTATTAGGTTAGGTACTCCAGATTCGCCAAGTGGTACCCTAGGGGAGTATCATATAGTGCTGCCACGTAGATAAGTTACTAACATTGTACGATGTCATACTGACTCATTCGAGTATACTAGGGACGGCCACGGAATACCACGGCTATGTGACTGCAACGGAGATGGAAATTCGGCATTCATCAGTGCCTAGGGAGTGGCCATCCTTATTGCTTTTTAATTGATTTCTACTACTGGAGACTATTGAAATTAGACAGCGCTCTACCGGAACCCACCTCTATACATGCCTCGCAGCACTTGTATACCACCAGTACACTGTAATAATCTCCTATGAATAACGAAGAATACTTGGCCAATAAATACAACAGTGCCATAGAATAGAGATGTAACATATCACTATATGGAAACCGTCGTAATGATATTGTCATGTCTAGTCTATATCGCTATGCGGTCTGTTGTAGTATCGATATCTGGAATGCATCAACCTGTCGCATTCCACATCAATATCACACCAGTGTCCCTAACAGCAATTATATACTGAAAAGTATTGTAGAGAGCTCTATTCCTGAGAAACGCATGTAATATGCATGGAACCAGTACTCTTCATGGGGGGCAGGACAACAACTATGATTCCAACAGTTAGGAATCTCACTTTCTACTAACTTTACTAAGATGGTAGCCTTCAACATGCTATGGAAAGTCTGTCTGGTGGGGGCATTGGGGTTCTCTGCCACTGTCACTTCTACTGAGGTAGCCCAGGAACAATCCACGCAAGAAGGATTGGACAAAGGAGTCTGCAGCAAGGAAAAGGAACAGGCCACTGAACTTGTAGAAGTACCGGAACCAACTAGAATTGACACCCCCAAACATGCTGATATTGTAAATCCACCCAAGTACTCTGTTGAGTGGTATCTGTTGCCCAAGCCCCAAAATAGGAAATATCTTCGTGACAAGCTACCGTGGCATTTGTATAATGCCGTACCAAAGGACTGTAATGATCCAATAGA contains:
- a CDS encoding SmORF protein (Small Open Reading Frame (SmORF)) — protein: MVAFNMLWKVCLVGALGFSATVTSTEVAQEQSTQEGLDKGVCSKEKEQATELVEVPEPTRIDTPKHADIVNPPKYSVEWYLLPKPQNRKYLRDKLPWHLYNAVPKDCNDPIDPLVEKEIREFFSVRSVEWYLESKPINRAALRYAIPAYLAEKVPLDCNEPISPATERRIRGFFSYSERMQRFLRLF